A single Lactuca sativa cultivar Salinas chromosome 8, Lsat_Salinas_v11, whole genome shotgun sequence DNA region contains:
- the LOC128127940 gene encoding receptor like protein 22-like: protein MSNLQILDVAYNNLTGIIPHCLKELNAMVIGVEKWYDSYGWGDSNENVIQVMKGVDLVYTRILDIVYNMDLSSNKLIGEIPVELIALSMLVGLNLSNNHLSGNIPDTIGNLTTLFSLDFSNNELTGMIPSSMAALMFLSHLNLSHNNLSGRIPTGHQLQILIGDPSIYTGNRDLCGPPLPNSFWGVVGVLLFKKQWRRKLFMFFEKIMDKIYVAVIVRVAKIKRRSEDV from the exons ATGTCAAATCTTCAAATTTTGGATGTTGCATACAACAACCTAACCGGTATCATCCCTCATTGCCTAAAAGAGTTGAATGCAATGGTTATTGGTGTAGAAAAGTGGTATGACAGTTATGGCTGGGGTGATTCTAATGAGAATGTGATTCAGGTCATGAAAGGTGTTGATCTTGTATATACTAGAATTTTGGATATAGTTTATAACATGGACCTTTCAAGCAATAAACTTATAGGAGAAATACCTGTGGAACTAATTGCACTTTCTATGTTGGTGGGTCTcaatttgtctaataatcatctcAGTGGGAATATTCCAGACACCATTGGAAACTTGACGACATTATTTTCTCTTGATTTCTCAAACAATGAGTTGACCGGGATGATCCCTTCAAGCATGGCAGCTTTGATGTTTTTGAGCCATCTAAATCTGTCACACAACAACTTGTCGGGACGAATTCCAACAGGTCATCAGTTGCAGATCCTTATTGGTGATCCATCAATATATACTGGGAACAGAGATCTCTGTGGACCTCCATTGCCAAACA GTTTTTGGGGTGTAGTTGGAGTTCTGTTGTTCAAGAAGCAGTGGAGACGCAAGCTTTTCATGTTTTTTGAGAAAATCATGGACAAGATATATGTTGCAGTCATTGTACGAGTTGCCAAGATCAAGAGAAGAAGTGAAGATGTTTAG